The following are from one region of the Corylus avellana chromosome ca1, CavTom2PMs-1.0 genome:
- the LOC132170736 gene encoding DNA-directed RNA polymerase III subunit rpc8-like — protein sequence MFYLSRLEHTFRVPPSLLSLPCEEVVKGELEKLFLDKVIAKLGLCVSVYDIRSIKGGFIFPSDGAPTYTVVFRLIMFRPFEGEIIAAKLKESNSTGLRYVPLVCMCSSFGLVSERGAKIAFCGFIVAWLLFILVK from the exons ATGTTCTACCTTAGCCGATTGGAGCACACCTTTCGCGTGCCACCAAGTCTCCTTAGCCTTCCCTGCGAGGAAGTTGTCAAAGGAGAGCTTGAAAAACTTTTCCTAGACAAG GTTATTGCAAAATTGGGTCTTTGTGTCTCCGTCTATGATATCCGCTCCATTAAAGGTGGCTTTATCTTTCCCAGTGATGGCGCTCCGACCTATACG GTGGTGTTCAGACTGATTATGTTTCGTCCATTTGAGGGAGAGATTATTGCTGCAAAACTTAAAGAATCTAATTCTACGGGTTTACGCT ATGTGCCACTTGTATGCATGTGCTCCTCTTTTGGGCTTGTTTCTGAGCGTGGGGCTAAAATTGCATTTTGCGGTTTCATCGTGGCATGGTTACTATTTATTCTTGTTAAGTAG